From one uncultured Paludibacter sp. genomic stretch:
- a CDS encoding Response regulator of the LytR/AlgR family (fragment) produces the protein MIFTTAFSEYAVDGFNVNAVDYLLKPYTEXRFNQAIQKAVQHFXLQIKEKRILTLRTXYSIKSIEIDNIQLIESFDDYITIRFANGEPLEXRMTXKKIMELLPADEFIRVHRSFIVSFKCISEVRNKTIFIGKRKIPVSSTYEKEFFDRFQSI, from the coding sequence GTGATATTTACTACCGCTTTTTCAGAATATGCTGTGGACGGATTTAATGTAAACGCTGTGGATTATTTACTNAAACCATATACGGAACANCGTTTCAATCAGGCAATTCAAAAAGCCGTTCAACACTTCAANCTCCAAATAAAAGAAAAACGTATTTTAACGCTGCGCACCAANTACAGTATAAAATCCATAGAAATAGATAATATACAACTTATCGAAAGTTTCGACGATTACATTACAATTCGTTTCGCAAATGGAGAACCGCTGGAANTNAGAATGACNNTGAAAAAAATAATGGAACTTTTGCCCGCCGATGAATTTATCCGCGTTCACCGCTCTTTTATTGTTTCTTTCAAGTGTATTTCGGAAGTGCGGAATAAAACGATATTCATCGGGAAAAGAAAAATCCCTGTCAGCTCNACGTACGAAAAAGAGTTTTTCGACCGTTTTCAATCGATATAA
- a CDS encoding exported hypothetical protein (Evidence 5 : Unknown function) yields MKILIKPIILCLLLLLLSITKGXAQTMLITLTDGATKTYSISSSSKIYFEQDNLIFAETQAATPVSSIHKITFNTPSGVNDIISNNVQISIFPNPATDFISVKNAPDETCQVNIFSATGMLMLSVNVNSSAEKINVSNLAKGIYLVKVKNITAKFIKL; encoded by the coding sequence ATGAAAATTTTAATCAAACCTATTATTCTGTGTTTGCTACTGCTCCTTTTATCAATAACAAAGGGNTANGCTCAAACAATGTTAATTACTCTCACAGACGGCGCTACGAAAACATATTCCATTTCTTCTTCTTCAAAAATTTATTTCGAGCAGGACAACCTCATTTTTGCCGAGACACAAGCCGCTACTCCTGTGAGCAGTATTCATAAAATTACATTTAACACGCCTTCGGGAGTAAACGACATAATTTCGAATAACGTTCAAATAAGTATTTTTCCTAATCCGGCTACCGATTTTATCTCAGTGAAAAATGCTCCGGATGAAACGTGTCAGGTAAATATCTTCAGCGCTACCGGAATGTTGATGCTTTCCGTAAATGTGAATTCATCGGCGGAAAAAATAAACGTGAGTAACCTCGCGAAAGGAATATATTTGGTAAAAGTGAAAAACATAACCGCTAAATTTATAAAATTATGA
- a CDS encoding conserved hypothetical protein (Evidence 4 : Unknown function but conserved in other organisms), whose amino-acid sequence MKKTIILLFIIVAAVSLFATDYLFIFQKDNTVTSIDRATIDSIKFTSYQTELTVYKNTLSTSAFTLSNIDSITFGSFSDETIKIVYNGSSATITNPFENKGVNITVSGADVTVNSAFYDKELTYNISGNTTDGSFKIYSNYRYILDFNGASVTNXXGPAVNXQSKKKCTIHLTDGTTNTLADGTSYATSDEDQKATLFAEGQIIFTGAGTXXVSSKSKHGICSDDYISVENGTINVTSAAKDAIHAGDYFKMSGGALILSPTLDGIDSEGYVNISGGSITYTNSTADTKAIKSDSIMNISAGIINLTINGNQSKGLKAGQNMTLSGGTYTINTSGAVVLEASGSGYDPSYCTAIKGDSSVVISGGTYTIKATGAGGKGISVDKNFTMTSGTLNITTSGNGATYTNSSGAKDAYSAAAISVDGNXVVTAGNITTSSSGTGGKGISANGSITIGDSSNSPVINVTTTGTKFLVSGSDYDHPKTMKSDTNVTINNGAITLTSSDDGIHAEKLYTQNGGNVTVTKSYEGVEGFNITLNAGTLNVTASNDGVNATAGTTSGGTESNDGSSLNVNGGTLITTCTNGDAIDSNGNVYVKGGLVVANGPQSGVEEAADFNGSFTISGGTFIGAGSNSNMTKAMSTSSTQVNMLIKSSSLISSSTLLHIQNSSGTDILTFKPQNGGYYFLFSSPSLAKGNSYSIYTGGSYSGGTNTNGYMTGGTYTAGTSKKTVTLSSSSTVNTVTM is encoded by the coding sequence ATGAAGAAAACAATTATACTCTTGTTTATCATCGTTGCTGCGGTTAGTTTATTTGCCACCGACTATTTGTTTATTTTTCAGAAGGATAATACCGTTACTTCTATTGACAGAGCAACCATCGACAGTATTAAATTTACATCCTATCAAACGGAACTGACTGTTTATAAAAACACTTTATCCACGAGCGCTTTCACACTTTCCAATATCGACAGCATCACTTTCGGCTCTTTTTCGGACGAAACAATAAAAATAGTTTACAACGGTTCAAGCGCAACCATAACCAATCCTTTTGAAAACAAAGGGGTAAATATCACGGTTTCAGGCGCGGATGTAACCGTAAATTCCGCTTTTTACGATAAAGAACTGACATATAACATTTCAGGAAACACTACGGACGGTTCTTTTAAAATATACAGCAACTACCGGTATATTTTGGATTTCAACGGTGCATCCGTTACCAACANCGANGGTCCCGCCGTNAATATNCAATCAAAGAAAAAATGCACCATTCATTTAACGGACGGTACAACAAATACCTTGGCTGACGGAACAAGTTACGCCACNAGCGATGAAGACCAAAAAGCGACGCTTTTTGCCGAAGGACAAATAATATTTACAGGAGCAGGAACATTNAANGTTTCAAGTAAATCCAAACACGGCATTTGCAGCGACGATTATATTTCCGTAGAAAACGGAACAATTAACGTTACTTCGGCTGCCAAAGACGCTATTCACGCCGGCGATTATTTCAAAATGAGCGGAGGAGCGTTGATCCTCTCTCCTACTTTGGACGGTATTGATTCCGAAGGATATGTAAATATCTCAGGCGGAAGCATCACTTACACCAATTCCACTGCCGACACAAAAGCAATTAAGAGCGACAGTATTATGAATATTTCCGCAGGAATAATCAATCTTACCATAAATGGAAATCAATCAAAAGGATTAAAGGCTGGTCAAAATATGACACTTTCAGGAGGAACATACACAATTAACACGTCAGGAGCAGTTGTGTTGGAAGCATCCGGTTCCGGTTATGATCCTTCCTATTGTACTGCAATTAAAGGAGATAGTTCGGTAGTGATTAGCGGCGGAACTTATACCATTAAGGCGACAGGCGCGGGAGGAAAGGGAATTTCGGTGGATAAAAACTTCACTATGACGAGCGGAACACTTAACATAACCACATCAGGAAACGGCGCTACTTACACAAACAGTTCGGGAGCAAAAGACGCTTACTCCGCCGCAGCCATTTCAGTAGATGGAAACGNGGTTGTTACTGCCGGAAATATCACNACCTCAAGCAGCGGTACGGGNGGGAAAGGAATTTCAGCCAATGGAAGCATTACCATCGGAGATTCTTCTAACAGTCCTGTAATAAACGTTACCACTACCGGAACAAAATTTTTAGTAAGCGGTTCTGATTACGATCACCCGAAAACAATGAAAAGCGACACAAACGTAACCATAAACAACGGCGCTATCACGCTTACTTCTTCCGACGACGGAATTCACGCGGAAAAACTTTATACCCAAAACGGTGGAAATGTTACGGTAACAAAATCGTATGAAGGAGTGGAAGGTTTTAATATCACATTGAACGCCGGAACACTTAATGTAACCGCTTCAAATGACGGAGTTAACGCGACGGCAGGTACTACTTCGGGAGGCACGGAAAGCAACGACGGCAGCAGTTTAAATGTAAACGGCGGAACATTAATTACAACTTGTACCAACGGAGATGCCATAGACAGTAATGGAAACGTTTATGTAAAAGGAGGATTGGTGGTTGCAAACGGACCTCAAAGCGGTGTGGAAGAAGCCGCCGACTTTAACGGCTCCTTTACAATTTCCGGAGGAACTTTTATTGGAGCCGGCTCCAATTCAAATATGACCAAAGCGATGAGCACAAGTTCAACGCAGGTAAATATGCTTATCAAATCATCATCGTTAATCAGTAGTTCTACGCTCCTGCACATACAAAACAGTTCTGGAACAGACATATTGACTTTTAAACCGCAAAACGGAGGATATTACTTTTTGTTTTCTTCTCCAAGTTTAGCAAAAGGAAATTCGTATTCAATATACACGGGAGGAAGTTACAGCGGAGGAACCAACACCAACGGATATATGACAGGCGGAACCTATACCGCAGGAACTTCTAAAAAAACGGTAACACTTTCATCGTCAAGTACCGTTAATACAGTCACAATGTAA
- a CDS encoding putative VTC domain-containing protein (Evidence 3 : Putative function from multiple computational evidences), with product MKDFXDIINDFEPITLEKMSQVALLDRIDTKFIFHRDKLNDILLEAXKNYRVLEINKLQYSDYETSYFDTENYKFYHDHHNQRGSRYKVRTRSYVNSDLHFFEIKHKSNQGRTIKSRVQIPCHESIIEGEAAKLLHKKVGISSELLKKTIQINCKRATLVNKQLTERVTIDFDMKYFIDDEWHTFPEVVIVEVKQNKTSDSLFLNIMREKHIRSESLSKYSFGVANFITGIKKNNFKTQLSYVHKICKQNAV from the coding sequence ATGAAAGATTTTNTGGATATAATCAATGATTTTGAACCCATCACGCTTGAGAAAATGTCTCAGGTGGCATTGTTGGATAGAATTGATACGAAGTTTATTTTTCACAGGGATAAATTGAACGATATTTTACTCGAAGCCAANAAAAACTATCGTGTTCTGGAAATAAACAAATTGCAATATTCCGACTACGAAACAAGTTATTTCGACACCGAAAATTACAAATTTTATCACGACCACCATAATCAGCGTGGAAGCAGATACAAAGTACGGACACGAAGTTACGTTAATTCGGATTTGCATTTTTTTGAAATAAAACACAAATCAAATCAGGGCAGAACAATCAAGAGCCGCGTACAGATTCCCTGTCACGAATCGATAATTGAAGGAGAAGCCGCAAAATTACTGCACAAAAAAGTGGGCATTTCTTCCGAACTATTGAAAAAAACAATCCAAATTAACTGCAAACGCGCGACGCTCGTAAACAAACAATTAACCGAAAGAGTTACCATTGATTTTGATATGAAATATTTTATTGATGACGAATGGCACACCTTTCCCGAAGTAGTGATTGTGGAAGTAAAACAGAATAAAACAAGCGATTCTTTATTTTTAAACATTATGCGGGAAAAACACATCCGTTCCGAATCGCTGAGTAAATACAGTTTTGGCGTGGCTAACTTCATAACCGGAATCAAAAAAAACAATTTTAAAACACAGTTATCATATGTTCACAAAATTTGCAAACAAAATGCGGTTTAA
- a CDS encoding conserved membrane hypothetical protein (Evidence 4 : Unknown function but conserved in other organisms): MFTKFANKMRFNLLTAFILFLLFTPAASILAQNTEESDTETEVVDNNNTVILSPDSLLKASFKAIIKPPKNKAEVELNGHFYFSLVIDLAMLLLIIGTIYYPNYKKLDTVFTFALFNVAIFLLTFLLNQVKISMGAAFGLFAVFSMLRYRTAGISVKDMTYLFIFITMGLLSGIQLQVGELLIVFGIIFIMILLLDTKILIKRESTKIVFFEDINLIHADKEKELIEELKIRTGLNVHRISIEEISYLRDSATITIYYYE; this comes from the coding sequence ATGTTCACAAAATTTGCAAACAAAATGCGGTTTAACTTACTCACCGCTTTTATTTTATTCCTTTTATTCACTCCGGCGGCTTCTATCTTGGCACAAAACACAGAAGAGTCGGACACCGAAACTGAAGTCGTAGATAACAATAACACCGTAATATTAAGTCCTGACAGCTTGTTAAAGGCAAGTTTTAAAGCGATTATTAAACCTCCAAAAAACAAAGCCGAAGTTGAACTAAACGGACATTTCTACTTTAGTTTAGTGATAGACTTAGCTATGTTGCTCCTCATTATCGGAACCATTTACTATCCTAATTACAAAAAATTAGATACCGTTTTCACCTTTGCCTTGTTCAATGTAGCTATTTTTCTGCTTACCTTTTTACTTAATCAGGTAAAAATATCTATGGGAGCCGCATTCGGGCTTTTTGCGGTATTTTCCATGCTCCGTTACAGAACCGCAGGCATTAGCGTTAAAGATATGACATATCTCTTTATCTTTATCACTATGGGGTTGTTAAGCGGAATTCAGCTTCAGGTGGGGGAACTTTTAATTGTTTTCGGAATTATTTTCATTATGATTCTCTTGCTCGATACCAAAATTCTTATCAAACGAGAATCCACAAAAATTGTATTTTTTGAAGACATTAATTTAATTCATGCCGATAAAGAAAAAGAATTGATAGAAGAACTTAAAATCCGTACNGGATTGAACGTTCACCGCATTTCAATAGAAGAAATCTCTTATCTTCGCGACAGCGCTACCATTACCATTTATTATTATGAGTAA
- a CDS encoding exported hypothetical protein (Evidence 5 : Unknown function) codes for MSKKKIFLSLFLLLXVXXVXAQSEYGTWTSISIDKKINKKWSVEAETELRTIYYVRLINRWSVGLNATYKIIKPLEINAGYQFMNVLDQKYLNYQFRNRFDADVTGKQKLGDFSFSLAEGVQVTTKNDSKRADDYGIIDTYKINPAWIWKNSLKTEYNIPKCKLTPGFEFKTYYTLNDPDGNSMDKLRYTLYFKYKLNKRNSVNIFGVLNKELGEDEADYSGKYIVGVKYNYTWK; via the coding sequence ATGAGTAAGAAAAAAATATTTTTATCACTTTTTTTGTTACTTGNTGTCGNTTNCGTAAANGCNCAATCGGAATACGGAACTTGGACAAGCATTTCAATAGATAAAAAAATAAATAAAAAATGGAGTGTAGAAGCCGAAACCGAGCTGCGAACCATTTATTACGTCCGCTTAATTAACCGCTGGAGCGTAGGTTTGAACGCCACATACAAAATTATAAAACCATTGGAGATAAACGCCGGCTATCAGTTTATGAATGTGCTCGATCAAAAATACCTGAATTACCAATTTAGAAACCGTTTTGATGCGGATGTGACCGGGAAACAGAAATTAGGAGATTTTTCGTTTTCACTTGCCGAGGGAGTTCAGGTTACCACCAAAAACGACAGCAAAAGAGCGGACGATTACGGCATTATCGACACATATAAAATTAATCCTGCGTGGATATGGAAAAACTCACTGAAGACAGAATATAACATTCCAAAATGTAAACTCACGCCCGGTTTTGAATTTAAAACATATTATACTTTGAACGACCCCGATGGAAATAGTATGGATAAACTTAGATATACGCTTTATTTCAAATATAAATTGAATAAACGTAATTCGGTGAACATTTTCGGAGTTTTAAATAAAGAATTGGGAGAGGATGAAGCAGATTATTCCGGAAAATACATTGTGGGGGTAAAATACAATTATACTTGGAAATAA
- a CDS encoding conserved hypothetical protein (Evidence 4 : Unknown function but conserved in other organisms), with protein sequence MKNIVNYILFILTFSLIIVSCDPENVIDTPDKGKAETAADYIWDDSNVKTISFSNTSISASSPDVIINGTTATITKAGYYSVSGNLTDGQLIVNAPKAKMKIMLSGVTMSNSTTAPVYIQSASKVIVFLKTGTTNTFSDASIYTNTGEPKATFFSNAYLAFTGDGTLTIQGNYNDGISCDDEIIINNGKINVSALDDAIRAKDYLLIHDGKINCTGITGHALKADSTDVPGRGYVKIDGGDFSLSSAQGDGIHTYKRIIIEDGIFDITSDDSQALRSDSLVLISGGTINVTNSKQGIESPYITIAGGTTNISTSKIAINATFGNSTATADSSLLTVSGGNLNVNSLSYAFSSDGNINISGGTTVLQGALSTSKPVVRYAGEFTISNGLFIGCGPNAGSAIKGFSAASTQNSVKIASSSIATNLINIQNAGGNSLATFKPIRTSYYILFSSPALQTAGSYSIFSGGSYTGGTSQNGYYTNGTYSGGTKKTTFTVSSNITEVSF encoded by the coding sequence ATGAAAAACATAGTTAATTACATACTTTTCATTCTTACATTTTCTCTTATTATAGTTTCGTGCGATCCTGAAAATGTGATAGACACACCCGACAAAGGCAAAGCCGAAACCGCTGCCGACTACATCTGGGACGACTCGAACGTAAAAACAATCTCTTTCAGTAATACTTCCATAAGCGCTTCATCGCCGGATGTAATCATCAACGGAACAACCGCTACCATTACTAAGGCAGGTTATTATTCCGTAAGTGGAAATTTAACCGACGGACAACTCATTGTAAATGCTCCCAAAGCAAAAATGAAGATTATGTTGAGCGGAGTAACGATGAGTAACTCAACAACTGCTCCCGTTTACATTCAAAGTGCATCGAAAGTAATTGTTTTCCTCAAAACGGGAACAACAAATACTTTTTCAGACGCTTCGATATACACAAATACAGGCGAACCAAAAGCTACTTTCTTCAGCAATGCTTACCTTGCTTTTACCGGCGATGGAACTCTCACAATACAAGGAAATTACAACGATGGCATTTCCTGCGACGATGAAATTATAATCAACAACGGAAAGATAAATGTAAGCGCTTTGGACGACGCTATCAGAGCTAAAGATTATTTACTTATTCACGATGGCAAAATAAATTGCACAGGAATTACAGGACACGCGTTAAAAGCGGATAGTACGGATGTTCCGGGACGCGGATACGTAAAAATTGACGGCGGAGATTTTTCATTGTCTTCTGCTCAAGGAGACGGAATACATACTTACAAAAGAATCATCATTGAAGATGGAATTTTTGACATAACATCAGACGACAGTCAAGCATTGCGCAGCGATTCATTAGTGCTTATTTCAGGCGGTACAATCAATGTTACCAATTCAAAACAAGGAATAGAATCTCCTTACATTACAATAGCAGGCGGAACAACCAACATAAGCACGTCTAAAATAGCCATAAATGCCACATTCGGTAATTCAACCGCGACAGCCGACAGCAGTTTATTAACCGTTTCGGGAGGAAATTTAAACGTAAACTCATTAAGTTACGCATTCTCCAGCGATGGAAATATCAACATAAGCGGAGGAACAACGGTATTGCAAGGAGCTTTGTCCACATCAAAACCGGTAGTGAGATATGCGGGAGAATTTACCATTTCAAACGGTTTGTTTATCGGTTGCGGACCAAATGCGGGCTCGGCAATAAAAGGTTTTAGCGCCGCTTCCACGCAAAACAGCGTAAAAATCGCCTCCTCTTCCATAGCCACAAACCTCATTAACATACAAAATGCCGGCGGAAATTCATTAGCCACATTTAAGCCCATCCGAACTTCTTATTACATTCTTTTTTCTTCACCCGCACTACAAACGGCAGGTTCTTACTCCATTTTCAGCGGAGGAAGTTACACGGGTGGAACCTCCCAAAACGGATATTATACCAACGGAACGTATAGCGGCGGAACTAAAAAAACAACGTTTACCGTTTCATCCAACATCACGGAAGTAAGTTTTTAA